Below is a genomic region from Fusobacterium nucleatum.
AAATAGTGAAATTCCTGTTAGTAGTGCATGTAATAAATAAAGAACTGGTGCAACAAACATAAATGCAAATTCTATTGGTTCTGTTACTCCTGTTAAGAAACTTGTAAATCCAGCAGCAACCATTATAGAAAATATTTTAGTTCTATTTTCTGGTTTTGAAGTTTGAATAAATGCAGCACAAGCCCCTAAAAGACCAAACATCATTATTGGGAAGAACCCTGCTTGATACATTCCAACATGATATGTTCCTTGTAAAATTTCTGGTAAATCAGCATAAGCTTCTGCTGGACTTCCCCAGAATCTTCCTATATCATTTATTCCTGCAACATTAAACCAAAATACAGAGTTTACAGCATGGTGCAAACCTACTGGTATCAATAATCTATTAAAGAATCCATAAATTCCTGCTCCCACTGGACCAAGTTTTGCAATACTTGTTCCAAAAGTTACCAATGCTCCATAAATAATTGGCCATATATATGTTAAAATAAATGAAACAACTATCATTACAACAGAAGTTATAATTGGAACAAATCTTTTTCCACTAAAAAATGCCAAAAATTTAGGTAATTCAATTTTATGGAACTTATTATATAACTCTCCTGAGATAACTCCACAAAGTATACCTATAAATTGGTTGTTAATTTTCCCAAATGCAGCGTGAACTTCTTCTTGTGGGATACCCATTATTTGAGATACTGCACCTGTTGATAATAGAGTTGTAACTATTTCAAATGCAACAAGCCCTGCAAGAGCTGCTGCCCCATCTTTATCCTTTGATAATCCATAAGCAACACCAACAGCAAATAATATAGCCATATTATCCATTATTGCTGCTCCTGCTTTTATTAAAAATGCTGCCAACTGGCTGTTAGCACCCCAACCATTTGGATCTATCCAATAACCTATTCCAAGCATTATAGCTGCTGCTGGTAAAATTGCCACTGGAACCATAAGTGCCTTACCTATTTTTTGTAAATAACTAAACATTTTACTTATCCCCCTTTTCATAAATTATTATAAACTAATTATATCATATTTTCTTTAAAATTATTATTTTTTTTATACTTTTTTTAAACATTTTTAAATTTTTATTTACAATTAACTTTAAAAGTATATATTTATCTTTTTAGAGAAAATTTGATACAAAATAATTATTTTATGTTATAATGAATCTGATAACAAGTTTTTTAAACGAAAAAATTAAAGGGGGAATGAAAATTGGGATATGTATTTTGGTTGATACTTACAATTATATTTTCTATTATTGAATTTATGGGACCTGCACTTGTTTCAGTTTGGTTTGCTTTTGCATCTGCTATAACAATATTTGTTTCTTTAGCATTCGATAACTTAAAAGTAGAAATAACTTTTTTTACTGTTATTTCTGTTTTAGCAATTATATTTCTTAGACCTTTTGCAAAAAGAATTCTTTCTAAAAGTAAAGATAACTTTGATGCTGAGGCAATAGATACAAGTATTGTAATAAAGAAAATTGTAGATGTTAGTAAAGAAGAAAAAATTTATGATGTCAGTTACAAAGGTTCTATTTGGACTGCATTAAGCAATGAAATTTTTGAAATAGGAGATATTCCTATGATTTCTGGTTTTAAAGGGAATAAAATTATTATAAAAAAATAAATTAGGAGGTTTTATCTTATGTTTTATATTCCATTTTTTGTCTTATTAGTAGTTTTAATAGCAATAGTTATGTTTAAAGCTGTTAAAATTGTTCCTGAATCACAAGTTTATATTGTTGAAAAATTAGGAAAATATTATCAATCTTTAAGTTCAGGGTTAAATTTAATCAATCCGTTCTTTGATAGAGTAGCAAGAATAGTATCTCTTAAAGAACAAGTTGTCGATTTTGATCCACAAGCAGTTATCACAAAAGATAATGCTACTATGCAAATTGATACTGTTGTTTATTTCCAAATAACTGATCCTAAGTTGTATACTTATGGTGTTGAAAGACCTTTGTCAGCTATTGAAAATTTAACTGCTACAACTCTTAGAAATATTATAGGGGATATGACAGTTGATGAAACTTTAACATCAAGAGATATCATTAATACAAAAATGCGTCAAGAATTAGATGATGCAACTGATCCTTGGGGAATAAAAGTAAATAGAGTTGAGTTAAAATCTATACTTCCTCCAAATGATATCAGAGTTGCAATGGAAAAAGAAATGAAAGCTGAAAGAGAAAAGAGAGCAAAAATTCTTGAAGCACAAGCTACAAGAGAATCTGCTATTCTTGTTGCAGAAGGAGAAAAACAATCAGCAATATTGAGAGCTGAAGCTGAAAAAGAAGTTAAAATCAAGGAAGCTGAAGGTAAAGCACAAGCAATACTTGAAGTACAAAAAGCTGAAGCTGAAGCTATTAAAGTTTTAAATGAAGCTAAACCAACAAAAGAAATTTTAGCATTAAAATCTTTTGCTACATTTGAAAAAGTTGCTGATGGAAAATCTACAAAGATTCTTATTCCAAGCGAAATTCAAAACTTAGCTGGATTTATGCAAGCTATTAAAGAAATTAAATAAAAAATATTAAATTAAGCATTATTAATATTTTGGAGAATTTTTTGAGGATAAAAACTTAAAAAATTCTCTTTTTTTATTTAAAAAAGTAAAGAAGGTCAGTATAATAGGGTAGAACTCTCCTATTATACTAACCTTCTTTTGGGAAATAATAATCTATATTACACTAGTGTTAGTGACTTATTTATTAGAATATAACTCTTAGTCCTAAACCTCCTCTTAGGTTTTTACCTTTAGTGTCATATCCTACATTTGCTGTTACTCCTACTCTTGTATTATCTACTCCAACATTCAAGTCAAATTTTACATTTCCTCTTCTATCTTCTTTTTCTCCTCTTATGTTGAACCAATCAGCACTTGTATCTACTACTCTTGCTTTATTCTTTCCATTTGCAACTCTTCCTAACTCATTTTCATAAGCTACTCCTAGTGTTGTCTTTAGTGCTTTCATTCCAAAGTAGTGTTTGAAGCCTAATTCTGCTCCTATTTCTGGTTTTACTGAGAAGTATTGATTTTGTTTTACTTCTAACTTAATTTCTCCTGATTTTTCTCTTATCTTAGATACTCTTCCATATTCTAATTTTAATGCTGCATATGGTCTTAATGTGAAGTCTTCACTTAATCTA
It encodes:
- a CDS encoding NfeD family protein, with translation MGYVFWLILTIIFSIIEFMGPALVSVWFAFASAITIFVSLAFDNLKVEITFFTVISVLAIIFLRPFAKRILSKSKDNFDAEAIDTSIVIKKIVDVSKEEKIYDVSYKGSIWTALSNEIFEIGDIPMISGFKGNKIIIKK
- the nagE gene encoding N-acetylglucosamine-specific PTS transporter subunit IIBC, with translation MFSYLQKIGKALMVPVAILPAAAIMLGIGYWIDPNGWGANSQLAAFLIKAGAAIMDNMAILFAVGVAYGLSKDKDGAAALAGLVAFEIVTTLLSTGAVSQIMGIPQEEVHAAFGKINNQFIGILCGVISGELYNKFHKIELPKFLAFFSGKRFVPIITSVVMIVVSFILTYIWPIIYGALVTFGTSIAKLGPVGAGIYGFFNRLLIPVGLHHAVNSVFWFNVAGINDIGRFWGSPAEAYADLPEILQGTYHVGMYQAGFFPIMMFGLLGACAAFIQTSKPENRTKIFSIMVAAGFTSFLTGVTEPIEFAFMFVAPVLYLLHALLTGISLFLAASFNWMAGFSFSGGFIDFFLALKNPNANNPFMLIVLGLVFFVIYYFVFLFVIKAFDLKTPGREESEEEKAEAVKVKTTNSELAESLVGLLGGADNIVEVDNCTTRLRLKVKDSANVKETEIKKLVPGVLKPTKESVQVIIGPHVEFVATELKRILGR
- a CDS encoding SPFH domain-containing protein, yielding MFYIPFFVLLVVLIAIVMFKAVKIVPESQVYIVEKLGKYYQSLSSGLNLINPFFDRVARIVSLKEQVVDFDPQAVITKDNATMQIDTVVYFQITDPKLYTYGVERPLSAIENLTATTLRNIIGDMTVDETLTSRDIINTKMRQELDDATDPWGIKVNRVELKSILPPNDIRVAMEKEMKAEREKRAKILEAQATRESAILVAEGEKQSAILRAEAEKEVKIKEAEGKAQAILEVQKAEAEAIKVLNEAKPTKEILALKSFATFEKVADGKSTKILIPSEIQNLAGFMQAIKEIK